A window of the Paralichthys olivaceus isolate ysfri-2021 chromosome 5, ASM2471397v2, whole genome shotgun sequence genome harbors these coding sequences:
- the LOC109642464 gene encoding G2/M phase-specific E3 ubiquitin-protein ligase isoform X1 → MHKSWDSQTIINEMEQAFQDKIPMDSSTELLMACGNKLVAPKLHSGQELSGLMLHKIFKSKAVYVRPSDDLACKLDNTDSEDSDMELGEHDNRSASNDLSMATRGRNSRSHRPVCVSTRARANQPPPQVPSAQPPPQVPIDLESENSVSQSALVRHNYDTYLSITGAMPDLSSDEEVNKAILASLESHPMTERDTSAQGVLLGLASKMNSHQKCRFNINRSAVLDGAIRGFKRLSYNPTFQMSIKFSDDLGVDEEAVDLGGPRRKFLRLLMEALACSQMFEGREGKANLALESSALREYTYFFEGQAIAVSLVHGGPAPGFFSSSLYASLTGRSAKPEMEEIADSDLYAKVKKVSECTSFDELQQATEPLTDYLANAGCLRSLKRLEDKDLLVEDIIMFQVVHRVSGAFERFATLLFSKYNEE, encoded by the exons ATGCATAAATCATGGGACAGCCAGACCATCATAAATGAGATGGAGCAAGCATTTCAAGACAAAATCCCTATGGATTCAAG TACTGAGCTGCTGATGGCTTGTGGGAACAAGCTGGTTGCTCCAAAGCTGCACAGCGGTCAAGAACTTAGTGGCCTTATGTTGCACAAAATCTTTAAGTCCAAGGCTGTGTATGTGAGGCCATCAGACGATCTCGCATGCAAG ttGGACAACACAGACTCCGAGGACAGTGATATGGAGCTGGGTGAACATGACAATAGGTCCGCATCCAATGACCTCAGTATGGCTACAAGAGGAAGGAACAGCAGAAGCCACAGGCCTGTTTGTGTCTCAACAAGGGCTAGAGCCAACCAGCCCCCACCACAAGTGCCCAGTGCCCAGCCCCCACCACAAGTGCCTATTGACTTAGAAAGTGAAAACTCAGTGAGCCAGTCAGCACTCGTCAGACACAACTATGACACCTACCTCTCAATCACGGGAGCCATGCCAGACCTGTCCTCTGATGAGGAAGTTAACAAGGCTATATTGGCTAGTCTTGAGAGTCATCC GATGACTGAACGTGACACATCTGCACAGGGGGTGCTCCTCGGCCTTGCCTCCAAAATGAATAGTCATCAAAAATGCAGGTTTAACATAAACCGTTCCGCTGTGCTTGATGGTGCTATAAGAGGTTTCAAGAGACTGTCCTACAATCCGACCTTCCAGATGAGTATCAAATTCTCCGATGACTTGGGGGTGGATGAGGAGGCTGTTGACCTTGGTGGCCCTAGGAGAAAGTTCCTGCGTCTGCTGATGGAGGCCCTGGCATGCTCACAGATGTTCGAGGGAAGGGAAGGAAAAGCCAACTTGGCTTTGGAAAGTTCAG CTTTAAGAGAGTATACGTATTTCTTTGAGGGCCAGGCCATTGCGGTTAGCCTAGTTCATGGCGGGCCTGCTCCTGGgttcttttcctcttcattgTATGCCTCCTTGACCGGAAGATCGGCCAAGCCTGAGATGGAGGAGATTGCCGATTCTGACCTTTATGCCAAGGTCAAAAAG GTGTCAGAATGTACATCTTTTGATGAACTGCAACAGGCAACAGAACCACTTACAGATTATCTGGCAAATGCTGGGTGTCTAAGGTCCTTGAAACGCCTAGAGGACAAAGACCTCTTGGTGGAGGATATCATCATGTTTCAGGTGGTCCATCGCGTCAGTGGAGCATTTGAAAGGTTTGCAACTCTGTTGTTTAGCAAATATAATGAAGAATAA
- the LOC109642464 gene encoding uncharacterized protein isoform X2: MHKSWDSQTIINEMEQAFQDKIPMDSSTELLMACGNKLVAPKLHSGQELSGLMLHKIFKSKAVYVRPSDDLACKLDNTDSEDSDMELGEHDNRSASNDLSMATRGRNSRSHRPVCVSTRARANQPPPQVPSAQPPPQVPIDLESENSVSQSALVRHNYDTYLSITGAMPDLSSDEEVNKAILASLESHPMTERDTSAQGVLLGLASKMNSHQKCRFNINRSAVLDGAIRGFKRLSYNPTFQMSIKFSDDLGVDEEAVDLGGPRRKFLRLLMEALACSQMFEGREGKANLALESSDRPSLRWRRLPILTFMPRSKRCQNVHLLMNCNRQQNHLQIIWQMLGV, translated from the exons ATGCATAAATCATGGGACAGCCAGACCATCATAAATGAGATGGAGCAAGCATTTCAAGACAAAATCCCTATGGATTCAAG TACTGAGCTGCTGATGGCTTGTGGGAACAAGCTGGTTGCTCCAAAGCTGCACAGCGGTCAAGAACTTAGTGGCCTTATGTTGCACAAAATCTTTAAGTCCAAGGCTGTGTATGTGAGGCCATCAGACGATCTCGCATGCAAG ttGGACAACACAGACTCCGAGGACAGTGATATGGAGCTGGGTGAACATGACAATAGGTCCGCATCCAATGACCTCAGTATGGCTACAAGAGGAAGGAACAGCAGAAGCCACAGGCCTGTTTGTGTCTCAACAAGGGCTAGAGCCAACCAGCCCCCACCACAAGTGCCCAGTGCCCAGCCCCCACCACAAGTGCCTATTGACTTAGAAAGTGAAAACTCAGTGAGCCAGTCAGCACTCGTCAGACACAACTATGACACCTACCTCTCAATCACGGGAGCCATGCCAGACCTGTCCTCTGATGAGGAAGTTAACAAGGCTATATTGGCTAGTCTTGAGAGTCATCC GATGACTGAACGTGACACATCTGCACAGGGGGTGCTCCTCGGCCTTGCCTCCAAAATGAATAGTCATCAAAAATGCAGGTTTAACATAAACCGTTCCGCTGTGCTTGATGGTGCTATAAGAGGTTTCAAGAGACTGTCCTACAATCCGACCTTCCAGATGAGTATCAAATTCTCCGATGACTTGGGGGTGGATGAGGAGGCTGTTGACCTTGGTGGCCCTAGGAGAAAGTTCCTGCGTCTGCTGATGGAGGCCCTGGCATGCTCACAGATGTTCGAGGGAAGGGAAGGAAAAGCCAACTTGGCTTTGGAAAGTTCAG ATCGGCCAAGCCTGAGATGGAGGAGATTGCCGATTCTGACCTTTATGCCAAGGTCAAAAAG GTGTCAGAATGTACATCTTTTGATGAACTGCAACAGGCAACAGAACCACTTACAGATTATCTGGCAAATGCTGGGTGTCTAA
- the LOC109642464 gene encoding uncharacterized protein isoform X3 — protein sequence MHKSWDSQTIINEMEQAFQDKIPMDSSTELLMACGNKLVAPKLHSGQELSGLMLHKIFKSKAVYVRPSDDLACKLDNTDSEDSDMELGEHDNRSASNDLSMATRGRNSRSHRPVCVSTRARANQPPPQVPSAQPPPQVPIDLESENSVSQSALVRHNYDTYLSITGAMPDLSSDEEVNKAILASLESHPMTERDTSAQGVLLGLASKMNSHQKCRFNINRSAVLDGAIRGFKRLSYNPTFQMSIKFSDDLGVDEEAVDLGGPRRKFLRLLMEALACSQMFEGREGKANLALESSDNSGTGTTGPQRPPSPLSSFITRT from the exons ATGCATAAATCATGGGACAGCCAGACCATCATAAATGAGATGGAGCAAGCATTTCAAGACAAAATCCCTATGGATTCAAG TACTGAGCTGCTGATGGCTTGTGGGAACAAGCTGGTTGCTCCAAAGCTGCACAGCGGTCAAGAACTTAGTGGCCTTATGTTGCACAAAATCTTTAAGTCCAAGGCTGTGTATGTGAGGCCATCAGACGATCTCGCATGCAAG ttGGACAACACAGACTCCGAGGACAGTGATATGGAGCTGGGTGAACATGACAATAGGTCCGCATCCAATGACCTCAGTATGGCTACAAGAGGAAGGAACAGCAGAAGCCACAGGCCTGTTTGTGTCTCAACAAGGGCTAGAGCCAACCAGCCCCCACCACAAGTGCCCAGTGCCCAGCCCCCACCACAAGTGCCTATTGACTTAGAAAGTGAAAACTCAGTGAGCCAGTCAGCACTCGTCAGACACAACTATGACACCTACCTCTCAATCACGGGAGCCATGCCAGACCTGTCCTCTGATGAGGAAGTTAACAAGGCTATATTGGCTAGTCTTGAGAGTCATCC GATGACTGAACGTGACACATCTGCACAGGGGGTGCTCCTCGGCCTTGCCTCCAAAATGAATAGTCATCAAAAATGCAGGTTTAACATAAACCGTTCCGCTGTGCTTGATGGTGCTATAAGAGGTTTCAAGAGACTGTCCTACAATCCGACCTTCCAGATGAGTATCAAATTCTCCGATGACTTGGGGGTGGATGAGGAGGCTGTTGACCTTGGTGGCCCTAGGAGAAAGTTCCTGCGTCTGCTGATGGAGGCCCTGGCATGCTCACAGATGTTCGAGGGAAGGGAAGGAAAAGCCAACTTGGCTTTGGAAAGTTCAG